The Podospora pseudocomata strain CBS 415.72m chromosome 1 map unlocalized CBS415.72m_1, whole genome shotgun sequence genome has a segment encoding these proteins:
- a CDS encoding uncharacterized protein (EggNog:ENOG503NVP8; COG:B; COG:K): protein MAFSRRSTASPPSSPLSVLSQSPSPPSPAMDVSNRYPSPSASATTSGSATPRKSYDMPDFSGEIQVRTDGPPPTKRRRVAAPRPRTTEYVDLENYDNEDQENLQRLLTALRKKKKIVVIAGAGISVSAGIPDFRSSTGLFTTLRGQHKLKASGKHLFDASVYKHDSSTTSFHDMVRELSQMASEAKPTPFHHMLASIASEGRLMRLYTQNIDSLDTQMPPLATNVPLNSKGPWPTTIQLHGGLEKMVCTKCNHLETFNPSLFQGPEPPLCEKCKEQDEVRTAFAGKRSHGIGKLRPRIVLYNEYNPDEDAIGMVSKADLRRVPDAVVVVGTTLKIPGVRRLVKELCQLTRSKRDGLTAWINLDPEPQGVEFKDCWDLVIKAKCDDVAELVNLPRWDQQDIGDRESYMVTGDELKEKRYVANLERNRIDILLERKRKRTEDDDDGFESSQSSQPSQSSRSSQEVQTPGNRKSKLAEQGGMPTPIASPKLRNALLPAPRPRGRPPKQSTLSFSTTKAAEPAPATQKAAPKRKPGQPKKAAPKPKNRINQTFKATKAVPIREIKTPKKQFLDPDSSDLSSPPDDSPAGLPSLRPKDQVRRPEPLVLPAAGLTSSPPTTPTSQEFVASAMKTISPGSKPRSMGHLID from the exons ATGGCGTTTTCCAGACGCTCAACAGCGTCCCCTCCATCGTCACCTCTCTCGGTCCTTTCACAgtctccctcgcccccttcACCCGCCATGGATGTTTCCAATCGATACCCATCACCGAGTGCTAGCGCAACTACCTCGGGCAGCGCAACTCCACGGAAGTCATACGACATGCCAGATTTTTCGGGAGAGATCCAGGTGCGGACAGACGgtcccccaccaaccaagcGCCGTCGCGTCGCAGCCCCACGGCCCCGCACAACCGAGTATGTCGACCTGGAGAATTATGACAATGAGGACCAAGAGAATCTTCAGAGGCTGTTGACAGCCctgagaaagaagaagaagattgtggTGATTGCGGGCGCTGGAATATCTGTTTCTGCAGGCA TTCCCGACTTTCGTTCATCGACAGGACTCTTCACGACACTGCGCGGCCAACACAAGCTCAAGGCGTCTGGGAAGCACCTTTTTGATGCCTCCGTCTACAAACAcgactcctccaccacctccttccacgACATGGTCCGCGAATTGTCGCAGATGGCATCTGAAGCCAAGCCAACGCCGTTCCACCACATGCTGGCATCCATTGCCTCAGAGGGCCGGCTCATGCGCTTGTACACTCAGAATATCGATAGTTTAGATACTCAGATGCCACCGCTCGCGACGAATGTGCCCCTGAACAGCAAAGGCCCATGGCCAACGACGATTCAACTCCATGGCGGCTTGGAGAAAATGGTGTGCACAAAATGCAACCACTTGGAGACCTTCAACCCGTCGCTGTTTCAGGGCCCGGAGCCCCCACTCTGCGAGAAGTGCAAGGAGCAGGACGAAGTACGAACCGCTTTTGCGGGGAAGCGAAGTCACGGCATCGGCAAGTTACGCCCACGGATTGTGCTATACAACGAATACAACCCCGACGAGGATGCGATCGGGATGGTTTCAAAGGCAGATCTACGGAGAGTTCCGGacgctgttgttgtggtggggaCTACGCTCAAAATCCCTGGCGTGCGAAGACTCGTCAAGGAGCTATGCCAGCTGACCCGGAGCAAGAGAGACGGCCTTACTGCCTGGATCAATCTTGACCCGGAGCCACAGGGCGTCGAATTCAAGGATTGCTGGGATCTGGTCATCAAAGCGAAGTGTGACGACGTCGCGGAATTGGTCAACTTGCCACGTTGGGATCAGCAAGATATAGGAGATCGGGAATCCTACATGGTCACTGGGgatgagctgaaggagaagcgCTACGTCGCCAACCTAGAGCGCAATAGAATCGACATCCTACTTGAGCGCAAGCGGAAAAGGAcagaagacgatgacgatgggtTCGAGTCATCGCAGTCTTCGCAACCATCTCAATCTTCGCGGTCCTCGCAGGAAGTACAGACTCCCGGCAACCGCAAGTCGAAACTTGCCGAGCAAGGCGGTATGCCGACGCCGATTGCCAGTCCCAAGCTTCGCAACGCCCTCCTTCCAGCGCCCAGGCCGAGGGGCAGACCCCCTAAACAGAGCACGCTCAGCTTTAGCACCACCAAAGCGGCCGAGCCCGCGCCTGCGACGCAAAAGGCCGCCCCCAAGAGAAAGCCGGGGCAACCGAAGAAGGCagcccccaagcccaagaacagGATCAACCAGACATTCAAAGCTACCAAAGCGGTGCCAATCAGGGAAATAAAGACCCCTAAGAAGCAGTTTTTGGACCCCGATTCATCCGACCTGTCCTCCCCGCCAGACGACTCACCTGCCGGTCTCCCATCATTGCGGCCCAAGGATCAAGTTCGACGGCCAGAACCGCTTGTACTCCCAGCTGCTGGGCTTACATCTAGTCCACCGACCACGCCTACCAGCCAAGAGTTTGTCGCTTCCGCTATGAAGACGATCTCCCCTGGTAGCAAGCCGAGGAGTATGGGCCATCTCATTGATTGA